tctctttctctctcattcaTTCTCTCTGTCATTCATTCTCTTTCTcattcattctctctctctctctctcagctacAGCTGCTGGTCTCTACTCGTCGTCTTCGTCCTCATCGTCTTcgtcttctccttcttcatcctcctcttcgtcTCCTCCCTGAGCTGAGGACCCGGGGTTCCTGGCGTAGGTTCCTCCTCCGCGGTACGCCACCATGTCCtggaacagcacacacacactggttaCTGACTGGTCCACCTGCACACCTGGAAGTGGACCACTGTAGGAACGGTGCCGGCTGGGGTCCGGACCCGGGCCTGGACCCGGGCCCGGGTCCGGGTCTAAGCCTGGGTGTGTTCTCACCCGGTCGTATTTCTCTCGTAGTTTCTGGGCCTTCTCTTCGTACGGCTGTTTCTCAGACTGGGACAGTTTACTCCACATCTCTCCCAGCTTCTTGGCACAGTCTCCTATAGACAGACCAGGGTACTGCTGCTTCACACTGGGACGGTACTCACTGCAGAACACGAAGAACGCAGACC
The Sphaeramia orbicularis unplaced genomic scaffold, fSphaOr1.1, whole genome shotgun sequence DNA segment above includes these coding regions:
- the LOC115416895 gene encoding high mobility group protein B2-like, which translates into the protein MMRKDVNKPKGKTSAYAFFVQTCREEHRKKNPEQSVNFAEFSKKCSERWKALSPSDKKCFEDMAKADKVRYNREMRDYVPPKGFGKRGRKRKDPNAPKRPPSAFFVFCSEYRPSVKQQYPGLSIGDCAKKLGEMWSKLSQSEKQPYEEKAQKLREKYDRDMVAYRGGGTYARNPGSSAQGGDEEEDEEGEDEDDEDEDDE